The stretch of DNA CTAAATGATGTAGTAAACACCGGGCTCGGTGCCGGCTGCCGGGTTCCTACGAATGGTGAAGTTTTCCCTAAGAACCTTTCTGACATTAGAATTAGGGTCTTTAAGATCACCAAAGGTCATCGCACCATTAGATTTTTCCACACAAGCAGGCATTTCACCTACGGCGAGGCGTTCAACACAGAAGTTGCATTTTTCAACAACTCCGCGAACGCGAGTAGGGAACTTCATGTTGATTTTATCCATGTCGAGATAATTTCTTGGATTCATGAAGTTGAAGCTACGTGAACCGTAGGGGCATGCAGCCATGCAGTAGCGGCAACCGATACAGCGATGATAATCCATTGCTACAATTCCGTCAGGACGCAGGAAAGTCGCCTTTGTAGGGCAGACGCGTACACAGGAAGGGCTTGTGCAGTGGTTACATAGTAGTGGGAACTTGCGTTTTTCAACATCCTCGGAAGGATAGTTGTCTTCTTGGTAAGGGAATGCTTCGGCATAAGTACCTTCCCACAACCATTTGACATCCTGCTTAGTAGGAATTGTCGGTACGTTGTGGATGTGGTGACAAACTTCAGCCAGAGCACTGATTTCTTCTTCGGTATTTAGCTTACGGGTATCGATAACCATAGCCCAGCGTTTAGCATGCAGAGAGTTAGCGTTGACAACAGCGTGAGCTTTGCCATGTCCGCTTTCTGATGCCAGAGCTACAGCTGTGGGCGCAAGACATAGTCCCGCTGCCGAAAGACCTGCAAACTTGAGGAAGTTTCTTCTACTCTGTTTCATTATTTTGCCTCCTTTGGAGGTACGTGGCAGTCCCAGCAGTATGGAGTAACACCCGCGGCAGTATGACACTTATCGCAGAATTCCTTCTTGCTGGTATGACATTGCATACAAGTATTCACGAGGCTGATGGTGTATTCCTTGCCGTTTGCACTGATATATGTCCGCTTACCTTCACGAAGAGCCAAATCTCTCCATTCGTCAAGGAGCTGCATATGCGATGTCCGCATATCTTCTACAGGTGCGACGCATTCTTTAGCATTTTTAGGCAGTTCCACCTTAGGCTGTTCGTATTTTCCTCCCACATTGAACCAAAAAGGGAGGGACACGAGTCCTAGGAAAATAACCAGACCAGCTATTATTTTTCCACCGTATTGCATATGTTACTCCTCCTTCCCGGGCAGAGGGTTCATACGAAGGTCAGTTTCTCTTTCTTTCTCGCCGTCGAGAATAAGGGCGTTACCGACCAGTTCGTGAACACCGCAGACGTCAACGCCCGGAGCCCAGTAATTGGATAGCGGAATAAGCGTTGCACGGTCAATTGCGCAGATACAGGCCATCATGTTTACATCATGTTCTTCCTGTACTGATTTAAGTGCGTTGCCGCGTGGCAAACCGCCTCGCATGCGAATTTCCATGATTTCGTCAGTGTTCAGACCTGAACCGCCTGCGCAGCAGAATGTCTGCTCACGGATAGTCTGTTCCGGCATTTCAAAGAAGTTTTTAACAACGTTTTTGATAACGTAACGCGGCTCATCCATGAGGCCCATGGCGCGAGCAGGGTTACAGGAATCATGGAAGGTTGCGCGAATATGATCGTTTCTGCTCGGATCAAGTTTCAGCTTGTTATGTTTCATAAGGTCAGCTGTGAACTCGGCAATGTGAAGCATCTTTGTCTGTGCGGCGCTATTGAAAACAGTACCGGTGATCGGGCTTTTAGGAACTTGCAGGAAGTTCGCAGGTCCGTTCATTGTGTCCATGTACTGGTTGATTACGCGCCACATGTGACCACATTCGCCGCCGAGAATCCATTTGACACCTAAGCGTTTTGCTTCAGCGTACATCTTGGCGTTAAGTTTCTTCATCATGTCCGCAGAAGTGAACAGACCGAAGTTACCGCCTTCAGATGCATAAGTGGATAGTGTATAATCAAGACCTATGTGATCGAAGAGCATCAGGTAACCCATAAAGGTATAGATGCCCGGATCAGCAAAAACGTCTCCGGAAGGGGTGATGAAGAGAACTTCATGTCCCTTTTCATTAAGAGGTACGTTAAGTCTTTTGCCTGTGATTTCTTCGATATCGTCGACCATAAATTCAACGATGTCTTTGAAAGCGTGCGGCTGGATACCGAGATGGTTACCTGTACGGTTACAGTTAGAAACCGGCTCAAGAATCCAGTTAATGTTCACACCGCAAAGGTGGAGCAGTTCGCGTGCCATCATTGTGACTTCAGCTGTATCGATGCCGTAAGGGCAGAACAGAGAACAGCGACGGCATTCAGTACACTGGTAAAAGTAGATGAACCACTCTTTAAGAACATCTTCGGTCATAACTCTGGAACCGGTAAGGGTGCTCAGAATTTTACCGGCCATGGTGAAGTCCTTGCGGTAAACAGAACGCATAAGTTCTGCACGAAGGACCGGCATGTTTTTAGGATCGCCGGAACCGATGAAAAAGTGGCATTTATCGGCGCAAGCACCGCAACGCACACAGACGTCCATGAATACTTTGAGAGAACGGTATTTACCGAGTCTTTCTTTGAAACCCTGGTGGACAATGTCCTGCCAGTTTTCAGGTAATTTCCAGTCCACGTCAGATGGTTTCCATTCACGTGGGTTAGGGAAACCTAAGTATTCGAGTTTTTCTGCCTTAGCAGGGTAACACCAGTTTCCGGGAGAACAGTCCACCGGAGTATCCATCCAACCTGTGGAAGGTGGTGTATAGTTAATGCTTTTAAAAAGCTCATCAGCTTTTGGGAGGTCAGCCATGTCAACTCCTCAACAAAAGGTATTATAAGGTCCAACCAACATATAAAGTCCGCTGGACTTTATTATGCCTCTTTTTCCACAGGGAGACCCGCTTCAATCATAGGTTCCCTGAAGTCGTCTTCATAAGCCTCATAGCTATGCGGCTTGATGCTCGGATCATTCCAAGGGTTCTCGTGATGCTTGATGCGGGAGTTGTTAGGCATATTCCTTGTAGGAGAAAGGAAGACACCGCCTGCATGCATAAGCTTACTGAATGGGAAGTAAATCAATAGCGTACAGACCAGAACGATATGTACATAGAAAGATACATCCACATGTGCGGGGATTACTGGGTGGAATGTTACAAGTCCCATAGTCAGCTGCTTAATCGCCATAACATCTACTTTTGCAATAAAGCGCATGTAGATACCTGAAAGGGCAATGGAGATAATGAGCAACAACGGGAAATAGTCTGTAACAAGAGAAATGTACCGAAGTTTTGCGTCCCACAGTCTGCGTGCGAGCAAGAAAGTCACACCGACCAGAATAAGAACATCACTCATGTACATTCTGGGTGTACCGATCTGCATGATCCCGTCAAGCATTTCAACCCAGCCGATACAGGCGGGAATCGGTTCAAAGAAAAGTCTCATGTGCCTGATTACAATAAGCAGGAATGAGTAATGGAACATGAGGGAAAACATCCACAACCATTTGGCGGAAGCGTATGTAACCCTGCCATCTTTGAGAGCAACTTTTGTGTTCCGGAACAAAGAACGGAAACAGCAGATCTCAAGGACCATACGGATAAAAGTTTGACCCGGAGTCACGGGGTTGTCGAACTTGTTATGGTGAATGAAGTCCAGAGACTTCATTTGACCGCCCGTGGTCGGAATACAAAAAGGAACCGGACTTTTCGCCCATTTAATCATCCGGTAGGCAAACCCTACCAGAAATACGGCAACAGCTACCAATGGCAGCCCGATGCCGAAGAGTTTTGCCATATGCGCTGATCCTACTCCGAAAAGAGCCAGCAGCACGAGGGCAAAAACTAAAACGAGTGAGTACAAAGCGTTCATCTACCTTCACCTCGCTTATAACGTTTGGCTTCCCGGGGAAGCCGGCCACTACACCTGTTCGGCCCCTTTGGCCGAAGCTTCCTCGATTTTGTTGACACGCCTTAAGAGCATATGGTGGGAGCGTTTAACTTCACCAATTCTCATCTGCGTAATCAAGTCCCTATTCTTGGTATAGATGTCAAACGCGATAAGTCCCAGGTTATCAACCCGGGTCTCAAACGCGAGCAACTCGTCAAGTTTTCCTTCCTTCTTAAGATCCTGCATAAACTCATCTCGCAGCAGTTTTTTAAAAAGAAAAACAAAACTTAAAGCTCTAGATGGTGCAAATTCCTGAACAGCCCTTATTTTAATCAGGTCTTCCAGAGATTTTGCAATTGCGTCAACATCTTTCCAGTCAATAATCAGGTCAAAAAGTTCTCTAGTGACCCGTTGAGTGGTAATTCCAACAGGATTTGTAAATTGATCACTGTTGCTCTTCCAGATCTTCTGAGTTGCCTCAGGGTAGGAAGAAAGGACCAAATCAAACCATTTTTTTGTCAGAATCTCTTTTTTTTCTATCAATCTTTCTTCAAGGTTCATTGTATGTTCCTGACTAAATTGACTGCAACAGAAGTAAGAGCCTTTAAGCTGATGCTTAGGTCTTACAAAGGTTTCCAACCTGACAATGAGGCGGAAAATTCAAATTCTGTCACTATGTGACTAACAGCACGATATTCCAGATACACTGCGATTCGTCAAGGATTTTTACCGAGAAATTGAGACCTTCCGGGGTATGAAACTCTTTAAGTAACAAGGGTTTTAATCACCCGAAAGGAGCTTGTCCGAATAGGGTGCCAGTCTGATTTAAGTAGTGCGTATCACGTTTGCGAGCAGATTAATCTATTTTTTATCAGAAAAAATTATGCACGTAAAAACGAGCAGATAATTTTTTTTAAGGGATAAAATAATGTCGGTAGTATAGCTGGTCGAAGTGACTTTTTCAGACGAACGTGTATTCGTCGTTAAAAATACATTAAAAAATACATTCATTAAAGCTGGTTTGTGTTTAGAGGAATAAAAATGTCTGAACCGTTGATGATCTATCCCGAAGGCTGCCGGAAGGCTACGTTTTTAAAGAGATATAAAAGATTTACCGTTGAAGCGTTGCTTGATGGTGAGGTTGTATCCATTCATACCAATAACACAGGTTCAATGCTCGGATTGTTGCGTGAAGGGCAGGAGATATTTATTTCTCCGGCACTTAATCCTGCGCGAAAGCTCAAGTGGACTTTAGAAATGGTTAATATCTTTGGTGCGTGGGTCGGTGTGAACACATCGGTCCCGAATAAAATGATACAGAGAGCTTTTGAGGCGGAAGTTTTACCGGAGCTTAAAGGGTACACCTCAATAAAGCGTGAAGCGGTGGTCGGCAAAAGCCGACTCGATGCGAAGTTTACCGATGAGTCGTCAATTCTGCCGGATTTGTGGGTTGAGTGTAAGAACGTAACCCTGGTTGAAGATGACGTGGCTTGTTTTCCGGATGCTCCGACTGAGCGTGGTCAGAAACATCTTGAAGAGTTAATGGATCTTGCTTCCAAAGGATACAGAGTTGCAATGTTTTTCTTTGTTCAGCGTAATGACGGAAAATGTTTCGGTCCTGCTGATTTTATTGACCAGAAATATGCTACACTTTTCAAGCAGGCGCTTGCTGAGGGTGTTGAATGTTGGCCGTATCAGGCGGAGCTAAGTGAAAAAGGGATTTCTGTCGGGGAGAAAATGAAATTTTAATATTTTTGATAATTAACTGATATTAAATGACTAAAAAAGTCAGGACAATCTCATGAGATTATCCTGACTTTTATTTATTTGTAGCAAAAGTGGTTAAGACGCTGTTGCTTTAACTCTTTCAGTCTGATCCATGGATGCGAGTTTTTCCACTTCGGTAAGATCAAGTCCAAGTCCTTTTGCAACGCGGGAACCATAGTCTTTGTCTGCTTTATAGAAGATTGCAGTTTGTCTAAGCTGTATGCGTTTCTGCGCTCCGCCAAGATGTCCGATAATATTGCCGGTCAGGTTTGCACGGTCCTGATCACTCATAACATTGCGATACAGGTTTCCGGCCTGCACAAAATCATCATCAGTAAGGGCATAGGCATGTTGATCTGCATTTCCTTCAATCGGCAATGGCGGCTCAAGAGCTGATTCGTCCGGTGAAGGGCCGCCAAAACTGTTGGGCCAGTAATTAGGTCCACCACCGCCTCCATTATCTACACGCATAGCTCCATCTCGCTGGTAATTAAGCTCTGGTGCGTTTTTCGGCATGTTTACGGGAATCAGTTGATAATTTGTTCCAAGTCTGTGGATATGGGTGTCATGGTACGAAAAAATGCGACCTTGAAGCATTTTGTCTGGAGATGCTGCGATACCCGGTACAAAGTTGCCGGGGCAGAACGCGGATTGCTCTACTTCGGCAAAATAGTTCTCAGGGTTTTTGTTCAAAACCATTTTGCCGACAGTTATAGGCGGCACTTCTGAATGAGGCCATACTTTAGTAATATCAAAGATATCCCAGCGGAAAGCTTTGGCTTGCGCAGGTGTTAATATCTGCATCTCAAGTGTCCATGACGGGTAATCACCCTTTTCAATGGATTCATGCAGATCGCGAGTTGCATGATCAGGGTCTTTAGAACGCATAGCGTCTGCTTCGGACGCCGTCATCGTTTTTGAGCCTTGGTCCGTTTTAAAATGGTATTGAACCCAGACGTATTCGCCTTTTTCATTATACCACTTGTAGGTATGGCTGGAATAGCCGTTCATATGGCGAAAGGTTGCAGGAGTTCCTCTGTCCGAAAAGAGGATTGTTACCTGATGAATTGATTCAGGTGTGAGAGACAGAAAATCCCAAAACATATCAGGATCTTTTAAGTTTGTTGCAGGATTACGTTTTTGAGTATGTATGAAATCCGGGAATTTCATTGGGTCACGGATAAAAAAAACAGGAGTGTTGTTGCCGACTAAGTCGTAATTGCCTTCTTCGGTGTAAAACTTGATAGCAAATCCGCGCGGATCACGTTCCGCATCAGCAGATCCTTTTTCTCCTCCTACTGTTGAAAAGCGTACAAATAAGTCGGTTTTCTTGCCGATCTTAGAGAGAAAGGCCGCTTTTGTGTATTTTGTTACATCTGCCGTTACTTCAAAGTAACCATATGCTCCAGCGCCTTTGGCGTGAACCACACGTTCAGGAATACGCTCGCGGTCGAAGTGAGTAAGTTTTTCTAACAGGTGCATATCCTGTACTAAAATCGGGCCCTTCACTCCGGCAGTTTGGGAATTTATATCATCCCCGACAGGTTTCCCGAAAGCCGTAGTCATTTTCTTTTTTTTCATAACAGAACTCCCTTAATTAATGTCATTGGTTGGTTCTTTAATAATCTTACATGTACCACGCTGAATGTGTAATTGGAACCGTAAATGGTAATTTGTATGAAGAATGACACGAAGTTGGGGGTAAATTGAGCTTTGTCTTTGAAAAAAAAGGAAAATCCCTATTCTTTTAAATAAAAGAATAGGGATTTTCAGGCCTGAAGGGTGTTGAAAAGCTTGGCGTCCGGCCGGAATCGGGATAATTCCGACCGGACACCATTAGGAGCTGGATGCCGAAATTTTTGCCGGGAGGGTGGAGCTCCCGGCATGAAACCAGTCTCGGAGTAGCTTGCCTCATAAATTAACGGGCAACATGCAGAACGATGACTTTGGACGAGTTCTACATTAGTTCGAGCTGTTAAATATCTTGTTTTTTTGAAGATGCACTCTCGCGCATCCTTTCTTGCTTACGTAAAGCGCGTCTTTCAATTGCTTCTTTATTACGCCGATGATCTTCGCCTGTTTCAAGAATCAATTCCGGTACGGGAGAAGGTTTTCCATCTTCACCTATGGCAACAAAAGTAAGGTATGCCGAGTTGATATGTCTCACGTCACCTGTCAGAAGGTTTTCTGCTTCGACTCTCACTCCGATTTCCATTGAAGTCCTGCCTACCATGTTCACATTTGCATGAAGTGTTATCAGCTCACCTACATAAGCAGGCTTTAAAAAATTCATTCTGTCGATAGATGCTGTAACTACAGGTTTTCGTGCATGCCGCATGGCACAGGTTGCCGCAATGAGATCAAGTTGCTTCAGTAAAACGCCGCCGTGAAGGTTGCCGGCTGGATTCGTATCCTGCGGAAGAACCCTGTAGGTTGTGTATGCTCTGCTTTCACTGACTTTTTTTTCTTTCATTAACTGGCTTTCCGAACCGTGTATCTTTAAAAATATTACTTTTGTATTACAAGTTGTAATTAAAACGTAATGCTCATTGAGCAAAGTTTAGATCTGTGTACCGCCGGATTCATTTACCCTTACCATATTCAACTCTTGCTTCCCAGATCATTTTAGCAATCCGTTTGCCAAGGTCGAGCTGTCTAGTGGCTAAAAGAGCTTCTGCCGCTTCCCGGTTTCCCCCGGATTTGAGCATCGTAGCAGATTCCAAGTCTCTGAGATAATTCTCACATTCTCGGATCAGCTTGGAGAGGTTCAGTGTCTCAAGCTCTATTGGTATTCGTACGGATTTTACTTTTTTGCTCATGTTTTTGCTTCGTTTTTAAGACTTTTGCCAGAATGGGAAGAAATGTCAATACATTTGTAAGACAAAATAACAATTAAAAAGAATTAAATAGTAATTTAAAAAAGTGCGTAAATGTAATCTAAAATAAATCATTAAGTATAATATAGTGATGCTAAAACGTATTACAAAATATATTACAAAATGAGTGTTAAATGTATACTATTAGTATGCGTAGGAATGAAGATAATAAAATCTTTGAGATTTTATGTGGTTGAAGAGCTTCGCTTAGTAAAATAAGCGATCAGTAAAAGGCTGGGTTTAAACTGATAATCGATTCTGGAGTTGAAAGAAGGCTGGATTATTCAAACATGAATGAGCGCGTTTCAGGTTGAGCCGCGCATATGAAGGCCATAATCAGGATTATTCCGGAGGCTGGGTTGTAAAAAATAGGGTCAAAGAATCCTGTAATGATAACAGCTGTAATAAGCGATGCCATAATGTTCGATGAATATTTTATAGAGATAGTCGTTACAATTGCAACCGCTCCGGCTATTCCGGCTATTCCCCATGCTGTCAGAATGTGGAGCCACAGCGGAGCAATGTGGAAAAGGTATGTTCCTGAATCGGTCCACAGAAAATTCTGTTTATGCCACAGTTGCCAGATGGCCGCAGGAATATTCAGCGGCAGCGGAGAAGCTATGGGGTAACCTGACAGCAATAAATGCGGAGCCTTTTCAAGCAACCCTAAAATGGAAAACCAGAGCCAGTAGGTCGGCAGATCATTTGGATTAAAAAAGGTCATGTCCTGTGATACGAGCACAAAAATATTAAACATAAAAAAAACAAGTACAATGGCTGTCTTTTTTAGAGCTTTACCCGGGCCGAAAAATAAAAGTACCAGAACGGCCGCGAAATTAGCGTCTCTGCTTAGAGTGCACATTATTCCTGTAAATATAAGAACTCTGGTGATTTTCAGCTTTGAAGGCTCATGCAATGTTGCGCATAATCCAGCTAATAAAATAGAGGTTGTCCATTTTGCGCTTCCTAAAAGTTCGGGTATGGTAACAATTCCGTTCAAATAAAATAGATATATAAAGTCGGCGATTATGAGAACTGAAAGGCACGATGCCCAGAAGTAAAAGTTTTCCGGCTTCGGCATGGCAAAATTAGTAACCCAGAGCGCCGCAACGAATCCGTATAAAAGCGGGCGCATTTCCATGAGAAAAGGCAATGACGATGCTAACGGCGTTAGCATCGGAGTGATGTATTTAGAACATATCCAGAAGATAAGAACAGCAGGAATGCCTGCTTTCAGCCAGAGATGTGAGCTGGTTTGTTTCTTTTTGTACGGTTCAACAAGCAGCCCTATAACGGCAAGCCCTGCGACAAGGATGTCCGCAAGGTTTTGTGGCGCAACAGAGCCGTCCATGCCGTAAGCTGCCGACAATAGTGGTAGCCCTAAGCTGAAAAGAGCTACTGGAAATTCTGATGCAGAGATGGCTTTAGTCTTTAAGTTCATTTGTAAGAGGCTGTTACATTGATCTTTTTAGGATGAGAAGCCCTAAAAAATAATAATAATCTGATTGTTAAGTTAACCGTGCGGAAATTTTGAGTTTTAATCGGTTAAAATAATTAAAAGGGAATCTAGGAAGCTGTGGAATTCTATTTCTTTTTACAAAAAGCAAATCAAGAATATGGGCAACCGGTTCGGCTGATGACAGAAAATTTGTACATCCGGCGCAATAGGTAACTATGGGAACACCAGTTTGCTTCGCTTCAGCAATTCGTTTGCTCTTCCATGCCAGTGCAAAATCTTTATTATGGAACCCTACAGCTCCACCTTCACCGCAGCATATTGTTTTCTCGCGGCTGTGATCCATTTCAATCAGGCTGACTCCGCTTTTTGTTAGAAGAGTCCTGATGTTTTCTTGCAACTCAGACTCAAAACGGGTGACGCACGGGTCGTGTACAGTTACTTTTTTAAGCCACGGCTTGTTCATAATGATATTTGAGCTGAGCAGTTCTTCGTAAACAGAGGTTATCTTAAATGTAGGAGAAAATTCTTTGAAAGTAATATGACAGTTTGGACAGGCAGTTAAAATTTTGGTTATTCCACGAGCTTCTATGAATTGTGAAAGCTTTGAAATCGCTTCGGTATGGGAGTCGTAAAGGCCGAGCATTTTAGACGGTTTAGAACAGCAGTTAAGAATTAGTCCTAAAGATGGATCACTTTGTTTCAACGCTGAATACACTGCGCGCGTCGCCGTCGGGAATAAGGCTGGCAAAGTACACCCCGGAAAGAACGCTGTTTTGCAACCTTCCGGCAGTATGTTGTCTTTAAAGGGAAATTTGCCGCCAATCCGCTCATAGTTCAAAAGAGGTGAATACTGATCTATGCCGAATAAATTTTCTTCCTGCGCATGGCGGCGAAGTGTTTCGAACATTTTAAAGGGCTGTGCGTCAACAGGGCAGACTGCGCTGCAGAGTGAACACTCAGAGCACTGATATGAATTAATTGCAGCTTCGTCATGACCATGCTGTGATGCGAGACATTTTTCTGCAATTTTATCGGGTGCACCAAATTGCTGCAAAAAAAAACATTCAGAAATACATTTGCCGCAAGCGATACAGTTATCGGCTGTATGTTTAATACTACGCAACCTGGCAGCCCCAGACTTTAACTCGTTTATTAACGTATTCCGTACACTTACCTTTAAGTTTAACTTTAACTCCAGGTTTCATATTGCTGACAATTGCGGTCTGATTTTCGGTAAAATGGCAGATTACTTCCGCTGTGAAATTTGAAATTCCTTTTAGCCCCACATGTAAATCTCCAAATGCTTTTGCTGAAACATCAACTACTTCTCCGGTAATTTCGATGACTTCATTTAAGTATTTACCGCTGGCAACAGTGTTGTTCTCGACAAAATCCAAATAAAGTTTATATGAACCGACACGAAGTTTTGGCTGGCTAGTACTGACTTCATTTGCTATCCGTGCATGCCATGCGCTTAAAGTTTCCTTTTGGTGCGGAGATGATGACTGATGAGCTGTCGGGCCTGGCCTCTGTGTTTTTTGAAGGTCTACCCGGTTGACCAGTTGTCCGTTTGAATCAAAAATATCTGCTGTAGGTTTACCTTCGTCAGAGAGATAGATTTTTGATCTGACACGGCCCATCGGGTCTACCAGATGGAATTCTTCTGCTTTAACTATGTTGCTCATTCCCGTTTCTCCCTGTATCGCTTGTTAGCGTGTCTGGTGACATTTTATTTAATTTACTAAGTCATTATGAGAAAAAGCAAGAAATAATATAAATTTATTCATGTTTTTTTCGTCCGTTAGTACCTTTTTTCTTTTTAAGAAAGTTGATATTGCT from Desulfovibrio gilichinskyi encodes:
- the dsrO gene encoding sulfate reduction electron transfer complex DsrMKJOP subunit DsrO, which encodes MKQSRRNFLKFAGLSAAGLCLAPTAVALASESGHGKAHAVVNANSLHAKRWAMVIDTRKLNTEEEISALAEVCHHIHNVPTIPTKQDVKWLWEGTYAEAFPYQEDNYPSEDVEKRKFPLLCNHCTSPSCVRVCPTKATFLRPDGIVAMDYHRCIGCRYCMAACPYGSRSFNFMNPRNYLDMDKINMKFPTRVRGVVEKCNFCVERLAVGEMPACVEKSNGAMTFGDLKDPNSNVRKVLRENFTIRRNPAAGTEPGVYYII
- the dsrJ gene encoding sulfate reduction electron transfer complex DsrMKJOP subunit DsrJ; amino-acid sequence: MQYGGKIIAGLVIFLGLVSLPFWFNVGGKYEQPKVELPKNAKECVAPVEDMRTSHMQLLDEWRDLALREGKRTYISANGKEYTISLVNTCMQCHTSKKEFCDKCHTAAGVTPYCWDCHVPPKEAK
- the dsrK gene encoding sulfate reduction electron transfer complex DsrMKJOP subunit DsrK, producing MADLPKADELFKSINYTPPSTGWMDTPVDCSPGNWCYPAKAEKLEYLGFPNPREWKPSDVDWKLPENWQDIVHQGFKERLGKYRSLKVFMDVCVRCGACADKCHFFIGSGDPKNMPVLRAELMRSVYRKDFTMAGKILSTLTGSRVMTEDVLKEWFIYFYQCTECRRCSLFCPYGIDTAEVTMMARELLHLCGVNINWILEPVSNCNRTGNHLGIQPHAFKDIVEFMVDDIEEITGKRLNVPLNEKGHEVLFITPSGDVFADPGIYTFMGYLMLFDHIGLDYTLSTYASEGGNFGLFTSADMMKKLNAKMYAEAKRLGVKWILGGECGHMWRVINQYMDTMNGPANFLQVPKSPITGTVFNSAAQTKMLHIAEFTADLMKHNKLKLDPSRNDHIRATFHDSCNPARAMGLMDEPRYVIKNVVKNFFEMPEQTIREQTFCCAGGSGLNTDEIMEIRMRGGLPRGNALKSVQEEHDVNMMACICAIDRATLIPLSNYWAPGVDVCGVHELVGNALILDGEKERETDLRMNPLPGKEE
- the dsrM gene encoding sulfate reduction electron transfer complex DsrMKJOP subunit DsrM, with the protein product MNALYSLVLVFALVLLALFGVGSAHMAKLFGIGLPLVAVAVFLVGFAYRMIKWAKSPVPFCIPTTGGQMKSLDFIHHNKFDNPVTPGQTFIRMVLEICCFRSLFRNTKVALKDGRVTYASAKWLWMFSLMFHYSFLLIVIRHMRLFFEPIPACIGWVEMLDGIMQIGTPRMYMSDVLILVGVTFLLARRLWDAKLRYISLVTDYFPLLLIISIALSGIYMRFIAKVDVMAIKQLTMGLVTFHPVIPAHVDVSFYVHIVLVCTLLIYFPFSKLMHAGGVFLSPTRNMPNNSRIKHHENPWNDPSIKPHSYEAYEDDFREPMIEAGLPVEKEA
- a CDS encoding RsbRD N-terminal domain-containing protein, encoding MNLEERLIEKKEILTKKWFDLVLSSYPEATQKIWKSNSDQFTNPVGITTQRVTRELFDLIIDWKDVDAIAKSLEDLIKIRAVQEFAPSRALSFVFLFKKLLRDEFMQDLKKEGKLDELLAFETRVDNLGLIAFDIYTKNRDLITQMRIGEVKRSHHMLLRRVNKIEEASAKGAEQV
- the sfsA gene encoding DNA/RNA nuclease SfsA, whose protein sequence is MSEPLMIYPEGCRKATFLKRYKRFTVEALLDGEVVSIHTNNTGSMLGLLREGQEIFISPALNPARKLKWTLEMVNIFGAWVGVNTSVPNKMIQRAFEAEVLPELKGYTSIKREAVVGKSRLDAKFTDESSILPDLWVECKNVTLVEDDVACFPDAPTERGQKHLEELMDLASKGYRVAMFFFVQRNDGKCFGPADFIDQKYATLFKQALAEGVECWPYQAELSEKGISVGEKMKF
- a CDS encoding catalase, producing MKKKKMTTAFGKPVGDDINSQTAGVKGPILVQDMHLLEKLTHFDRERIPERVVHAKGAGAYGYFEVTADVTKYTKAAFLSKIGKKTDLFVRFSTVGGEKGSADAERDPRGFAIKFYTEEGNYDLVGNNTPVFFIRDPMKFPDFIHTQKRNPATNLKDPDMFWDFLSLTPESIHQVTILFSDRGTPATFRHMNGYSSHTYKWYNEKGEYVWVQYHFKTDQGSKTMTASEADAMRSKDPDHATRDLHESIEKGDYPSWTLEMQILTPAQAKAFRWDIFDITKVWPHSEVPPITVGKMVLNKNPENYFAEVEQSAFCPGNFVPGIAASPDKMLQGRIFSYHDTHIHRLGTNYQLIPVNMPKNAPELNYQRDGAMRVDNGGGGGPNYWPNSFGGPSPDESALEPPLPIEGNADQHAYALTDDDFVQAGNLYRNVMSDQDRANLTGNIIGHLGGAQKRIQLRQTAIFYKADKDYGSRVAKGLGLDLTEVEKLASMDQTERVKATAS
- a CDS encoding acyl-CoA thioesterase, whose amino-acid sequence is MKEKKVSESRAYTTYRVLPQDTNPAGNLHGGVLLKQLDLIAATCAMRHARKPVVTASIDRMNFLKPAYVGELITLHANVNMVGRTSMEIGVRVEAENLLTGDVRHINSAYLTFVAIGEDGKPSPVPELILETGEDHRRNKEAIERRALRKQERMRESASSKKQDI
- a CDS encoding (Fe-S)-binding protein, with amino-acid sequence MRSIKHTADNCIACGKCISECFFLQQFGAPDKIAEKCLASQHGHDEAAINSYQCSECSLCSAVCPVDAQPFKMFETLRRHAQEENLFGIDQYSPLLNYERIGGKFPFKDNILPEGCKTAFFPGCTLPALFPTATRAVYSALKQSDPSLGLILNCCSKPSKMLGLYDSHTEAISKLSQFIEARGITKILTACPNCHITFKEFSPTFKITSVYEELLSSNIIMNKPWLKKVTVHDPCVTRFESELQENIRTLLTKSGVSLIEMDHSREKTICCGEGGAVGFHNKDFALAWKSKRIAEAKQTGVPIVTYCAGCTNFLSSAEPVAHILDLLFVKRNRIPQLPRFPFNYFNRLKLKISARLT
- a CDS encoding OB-fold protein, yielding MSNIVKAEEFHLVDPMGRVRSKIYLSDEGKPTADIFDSNGQLVNRVDLQKTQRPGPTAHQSSSPHQKETLSAWHARIANEVSTSQPKLRVGSYKLYLDFVENNTVASGKYLNEVIEITGEVVDVSAKAFGDLHVGLKGISNFTAEVICHFTENQTAIVSNMKPGVKVKLKGKCTEYVNKRVKVWGCQVA